A part of Helicobacter himalayensis genomic DNA contains:
- a CDS encoding phospholipase D-like domain-containing protein — MFGKFFGMVIFSAIFVCAPNLAENLAKKADSQSIVYSKKIANTQNNERLFFMPFEQKQALNALLSSFKNAKQSIQVSIYSFTNKEIAKALKDAAARGVKVAIIYDKDSNAKNKTSTIGYLAKYKNISVCLLEGLNAGKYKGIMHQKMAIVDSRLLVLGSANWSKNAFEYNYETLLFSDNAEFVAKASRTFAIMAQKCQAF; from the coding sequence ATGTTTGGAAAGTTTTTTGGAATGGTGATTTTTAGCGCAATTTTTGTATGTGCGCCAAATTTGGCTGAAAATTTAGCTAAAAAGGCAGATTCTCAAAGCATAGTGTATTCTAAAAAAATAGCAAATACCCAAAATAATGAGCGACTTTTTTTTATGCCTTTTGAGCAAAAACAAGCCCTAAATGCGCTACTTTCTAGCTTCAAAAATGCGAAGCAAAGCATACAAGTTTCAATTTACAGCTTCACAAATAAAGAAATCGCTAAAGCGCTCAAAGACGCGGCTGCACGCGGGGTAAAGGTAGCAATCATTTATGACAAAGACTCAAATGCTAAAAACAAAACCTCCACAATTGGCTATCTTGCAAAATACAAAAATATCTCAGTCTGCCTTTTAGAAGGGCTTAATGCAGGTAAATACAAAGGCATAATGCACCAAAAAATGGCAATTGTGGATTCTAGGCTTCTTGTTTTGGGTTCGGCAAATTGGAGCAAAAACGCATTTGAATACAATTACGAAACTTTGCTTTTTAGCGATAATGCAGAATTTGTGGCAAAAGCAAGTCGCACGTTTGCCATAATGGCGCAAAAATGCCAAGCGTTTTAA
- the recO gene encoding recombination protein RecO: MQGYILKITPAKNEDVVLKILTSSHLSSFYRFYGARHSTIALGYKIDFEQKIEGVYLPQARNILHLAHLWEREYERVFIWQKFIQLLERHLYEVSEIETFYYELLQKSARKLERQNPLRALLESYAQLLSFEGRLREEDKCFVCEEALDSEITLGRAFLFAHTKCVQGARFEKQKILRFLQQASTIGLEDSEVEKLWQILCLGF, from the coding sequence ATGCAGGGCTATATACTCAAAATCACCCCAGCAAAAAATGAAGATGTAGTGCTGAAAATCCTTACATCATCACATCTTAGCAGTTTTTATAGATTCTATGGGGCGCGACATAGCACCATCGCACTTGGCTATAAAATTGACTTTGAGCAAAAAATAGAGGGCGTGTATTTGCCACAAGCGCGCAATATTTTGCATCTAGCGCATTTGTGGGAGAGGGAATATGAGCGTGTGTTTATTTGGCAGAAATTTATCCAGCTTTTAGAGCGTCATTTGTATGAAGTATCCGAAATAGAGACGTTTTATTATGAGCTTTTGCAAAAAAGCGCAAGGAAGCTTGAGCGACAAAATCCACTACGCGCACTTTTAGAATCTTATGCGCAGCTTTTGTCCTTTGAGGGGCGTTTGAGAGAAGAGGATAAATGCTTTGTGTGTGAGGAGGCGCTAGATTCTGAAATTACACTTGGCAGAGCTTTTTTATTTGCACACACAAAATGCGTGCAGGGTGCTAGATTTGAAAAGCAAAAAATCTTAAGATTCTTGCAACAAGCAAGCACGATTGGGCTAGAAGATAGCGAGGTGGAAAAACTTTGGCAGATTCTGTGTCTTGGGTTTTAA
- a CDS encoding FAD-linked oxidase C-terminal domain-containing protein — protein MLESKHFLALQNIVGKEDCHNDKAHLIAYCYDATRERYEPDVVVYPQDEKEVSAVLKYCNEHKISIVPRGAGSGFTGGALPANGGIILAMEKYFNQILEIDEKNLIARVQPGVVNKIFQNEVEKRGLFYPPDPASQEYSTLGGNVSENAGGMRAAKYGITKDYVMALRAVLPNGEIIRAGKKTIKDVAGYNIVGTLIASEGTLAVLTELTLKLIAKPKFKRSAIGIFDSINDAMNAVYKSMASGLTPVAMEFLDNLSIRAVEERFHKELPIDAGAILITQVDGDFPEVIEYQLNALESKFKENGCKEFKIAQNEQEEEDLWFARRNVSQSITIYGKKKLNEDITVPRARLPELLEGIGKVSQNYGFKIPCFGHTGDGNVHTNVMVADLKDLDKGHEAITEIFKLAVELEGTLSGEHGIGLSKAPFMHLAFSKAEMELFRSLKSAFDPNNILNPGKMGL, from the coding sequence ATGCTAGAATCTAAACATTTTTTAGCCCTACAAAATATCGTTGGCAAGGAAGACTGCCACAATGACAAGGCGCATTTAATAGCGTATTGCTATGATGCTACGCGCGAGCGCTACGAACCTGATGTAGTGGTGTATCCACAAGATGAAAAAGAGGTGAGCGCAGTTTTGAAATATTGCAATGAGCATAAAATCTCCATTGTCCCACGCGGTGCGGGAAGTGGCTTCACCGGTGGTGCGTTACCTGCAAATGGCGGGATAATTTTGGCGATGGAAAAATATTTTAATCAGATTCTAGAAATTGATGAAAAAAACCTCATCGCACGCGTGCAACCAGGAGTAGTGAATAAAATCTTTCAAAATGAAGTCGAAAAACGCGGGCTTTTCTATCCACCAGACCCTGCAAGTCAAGAATACAGCACACTTGGGGGCAATGTAAGCGAAAATGCCGGAGGTATGCGCGCCGCAAAATATGGAATCACCAAAGACTATGTAATGGCGTTGCGCGCGGTTTTGCCAAATGGCGAGATAATCCGCGCAGGTAAAAAAACAATAAAAGATGTCGCAGGCTATAACATCGTAGGTACGCTCATAGCGAGTGAAGGCACGCTCGCGGTGCTTACAGAGCTTACTTTAAAGCTTATTGCCAAGCCAAAATTTAAGCGCTCGGCTATAGGGATTTTTGATAGCATAAATGACGCGATGAATGCGGTGTATAAAAGTATGGCAAGCGGACTTACACCTGTGGCGATGGAGTTTTTGGATAATCTTAGTATCCGCGCGGTGGAAGAGCGCTTTCACAAAGAGTTGCCCATAGATGCGGGTGCGATACTTATCACGCAGGTTGATGGCGATTTTCCCGAAGTCATTGAATACCAACTAAACGCGCTAGAATCGAAGTTTAAAGAAAATGGTTGCAAAGAATTTAAAATTGCTCAAAACGAACAAGAGGAAGAGGATTTGTGGTTTGCACGACGCAATGTAAGCCAAAGTATCACAATCTATGGCAAAAAAAAGCTAAACGAAGACATCACCGTCCCACGCGCACGCCTGCCAGAATTATTAGAGGGTATAGGAAAAGTAAGCCAAAATTATGGCTTTAAGATTCCGTGTTTTGGACACACCGGCGATGGAAATGTGCATACAAATGTAATGGTGGCGGATTTGAAAGACTTAGACAAAGGACACGAGGCGATAACAGAGATTTTTAAACTCGCTGTGGAGCTAGAAGGCACACTTAGCGGCGAACACGGCATCGGACTTTCAAAAGCGCCTTTTATGCACTTAGCCTTTAGCAAGGCGGAAATGGAGCTTTTTAGAAGTCTCAAAAGCGCTTTTGACCCGAATAATATTTTAAATCCGGGCAAAATGGGATTATAA
- the rlmH gene encoding 23S rRNA (pseudouridine(1915)-N(3))-methyltransferase RlmH — translation MKCNLYCISRADSEIEAMVGGFIMKIRGFGVKLNVIDIFTPAIAKAQKISAQKAQESYTNALSPFIKPHAQNIALHPQAKMLDSFQFSQTFENKQEVNFFIGGAYGFEESFLQKLKTLSLSPLTLSHKIAKLVLCEQIYRALSILAKHPYHK, via the coding sequence ATGAAGTGCAACCTGTATTGTATTAGTCGGGCAGATTCCGAGATTGAAGCAATGGTTGGGGGCTTTATAATGAAGATTCGAGGTTTTGGTGTGAAGCTTAATGTGATTGATATTTTCACACCCGCCATTGCCAAAGCACAAAAAATCTCCGCCCAAAAAGCTCAAGAATCTTACACCAATGCGCTAAGCCCCTTTATCAAACCGCACGCACAAAATATCGCCTTGCACCCGCAAGCAAAAATGTTAGATTCTTTTCAATTTTCACAAACTTTTGAAAACAAACAAGAAGTAAATTTTTTCATCGGGGGGGCGTATGGCTTTGAAGAATCCTTTTTGCAAAAACTTAAAACACTTTCCTTAAGCCCGCTCACGCTAAGTCACAAAATCGCAAAGCTTGTGCTGTGTGAGCAGATTTATCGCGCGCTTAGCATTTTGGCAAAACACCCTTATCACAAGTAG
- the dksA gene encoding RNA polymerase-binding protein DksA — MEYTFFENLLKERKKKLEDSLFEKNGVLHEWNNSHFSDDGDVIAASTHGNQTISIMELQKKETQEIEHSLEKIKNKTYGICEMCDEEISIERLKIKPHAKYCIQCREYFEKAQHLQDKFKNLKTKGSNTKEFDEI; from the coding sequence ATGGAATACACATTTTTTGAGAATTTGCTAAAAGAGAGAAAGAAAAAGCTCGAGGATTCATTGTTTGAAAAAAATGGGGTTTTGCATGAATGGAATAATTCGCATTTTAGTGATGATGGTGATGTAATCGCAGCAAGCACGCACGGAAATCAGACGATTTCCATTATGGAATTACAGAAAAAAGAGACGCAAGAAATCGAGCATTCCTTAGAAAAAATCAAAAACAAAACCTATGGAATCTGCGAGATGTGCGATGAGGAAATTAGTATCGAACGTTTAAAAATTAAACCTCACGCAAAATATTGTATCCAATGTCGCGAATACTTTGAGAAAGCTCAACATTTGCAGGATAAATTTAAGAATCTAAAAACTAAGGGTTCAAATACAAAGGAATTTGATGAAATTTAA
- a CDS encoding inositol monophosphatase family protein — protein sequence MKNLSSPFFMGCVNASKEIITKLNTKEQALFTKGTRGNGGDISIGADLISEEIFKRTFLPLCSIDSEESGFIQGGSSDILVLDPLDGSDNFLSHIPYYGASLALCDEKREVKEAAIINFCTQTMLFGNTQGTWELSLNAPKSAQEILKYDTQSPKCGVFEKAYSNPLFASRLKENGLKFRSLGASALSLSLAHKVKFMLFLGTIREYDCKAGLFLCRDLYISHTQDSLLVSKDKQTFAIITQLLNQQQT from the coding sequence ATGAAAAATCTTTCAAGTCCGTTTTTTATGGGCTGTGTAAATGCTAGCAAAGAGATCATCACAAAGCTTAATACAAAAGAACAGGCACTTTTTACCAAAGGCACAAGGGGCAATGGCGGGGATATTAGCATAGGTGCGGATTTGATAAGTGAAGAGATTTTCAAGCGCACATTTTTGCCTTTATGCAGTATAGATTCTGAAGAAAGTGGCTTTATACAAGGTGGGAGCAGTGATATTTTGGTGCTTGATCCCCTTGATGGAAGTGATAATTTTCTTTCGCACATTCCCTACTATGGTGCGTCTTTGGCACTTTGTGATGAAAAAAGAGAGGTTAAAGAAGCAGCAATTATAAACTTTTGCACCCAAACAATGCTTTTTGGCAACACGCAAGGCACTTGGGAACTCTCGCTAAATGCGCCTAAATCCGCACAAGAGATTCTCAAATACGATACGCAATCCCCAAAATGTGGCGTGTTTGAAAAAGCCTATTCAAATCCACTTTTTGCATCAAGACTAAAAGAAAATGGCTTGAAATTCCGCTCACTTGGTGCAAGCGCGCTTTCACTTAGCCTTGCGCATAAAGTAAAATTTATGCTTTTTTTAGGCACGATTAGGGAGTATGATTGCAAGGCAGGATTGTTTTTGTGTAGAGATTTGTATATTTCACACACGCAAGATTCTCTACTTGTAAGCAAAGATAAGCAAACTTTTGCTATCATCACGCAACTTTTAAATCAACAGCAAACTTAA
- the gatB gene encoding Asp-tRNA(Asn)/Glu-tRNA(Gln) amidotransferase subunit GatB — protein sequence MFETIIGLEVHVQLNTRTKIFCSCATSFGQEPNKNVCPTCLGLPGALPVLNREAVKKAISFGSAINAEINQNSIFARKNYFYPDLPKAYQISQYEIPIIGRGNIEIELENGSKTIGVTRAHLEEDAGKNIHEGSVSKVDLNRACTPLLEIVSEPDMRDSNEAVAYLKKLHSIVRFLGISDANMQEGSFRCDANVSIRPKGDTKLYTRVEIKNLNSFKFIQKAIEYEVSRQIEAWEDGKYEREVVQETRLFDTTKGETRSMRGKEEAADYRYFPDPDLLPVFIDETLMEEGRQIPEMPDAKCARYVAEFGLSQAQAKVLISQLELAQFFENMLESGVSAKGAQNWLTNELLGRLKGENTLLTCGIDSKTLATLVLRVESSKISGKSAKEILDVLIEQKGGDVDSLIESMGLAQVNDDGAIISAIDSIIAANADKVAEYKSGKDKLFGFFVGQVMKSAKGANPARVNELLKERL from the coding sequence ATGTTTGAAACTATCATTGGCTTAGAAGTGCATGTGCAACTAAACACGCGCACTAAGATTTTTTGCTCCTGTGCTACGAGCTTTGGGCAAGAGCCAAATAAAAATGTCTGCCCGACTTGTCTAGGACTTCCGGGCGCACTGCCTGTGTTAAATCGCGAAGCAGTGAAAAAAGCGATCTCTTTTGGTAGCGCGATAAATGCAGAAATCAACCAAAACTCCATATTTGCGCGCAAAAACTACTTCTACCCCGACTTGCCAAAAGCCTACCAAATCAGTCAATACGAAATCCCAATAATAGGGCGCGGAAATATAGAAATCGAGCTAGAAAATGGTAGTAAAACGATTGGCGTAACGCGCGCGCATCTTGAAGAAGATGCAGGTAAAAATATCCATGAGGGCAGTGTGTCAAAAGTGGATTTAAATCGTGCTTGCACGCCATTGCTTGAAATTGTGAGCGAGCCGGATATGCGAGATTCTAACGAGGCGGTGGCGTATCTTAAGAAACTGCATTCTATCGTGCGTTTTTTGGGAATAAGCGATGCAAATATGCAAGAGGGGAGCTTCCGCTGTGATGCGAATGTCTCTATCCGCCCAAAAGGCGATACTAAACTTTATACGCGTGTGGAGATAAAGAATCTAAACTCTTTTAAATTTATCCAAAAAGCCATAGAATACGAAGTTTCGCGTCAAATTGAGGCGTGGGAAGATGGTAAATATGAGCGCGAAGTCGTGCAAGAAACTCGCCTTTTTGATACCACAAAAGGCGAGACACGCTCTATGCGTGGCAAGGAAGAGGCGGCGGACTATCGCTATTTCCCAGACCCGGACTTACTGCCGGTGTTTATTGATGAAACATTGATGGAAGAGGGCAGGCAGATTCCAGAAATGCCAGATGCTAAATGTGCGCGCTATGTGGCGGAGTTTGGGCTAAGTCAAGCGCAGGCAAAGGTGCTTATAAGTCAGCTAGAACTCGCACAATTTTTTGAAAATATGTTGGAATCTGGCGTGAGCGCAAAAGGAGCGCAAAATTGGCTTACAAACGAGCTTTTAGGACGCTTGAAAGGTGAAAATACCCTGCTAACTTGCGGGATAGATTCCAAAACCTTAGCTACGCTTGTTTTGCGTGTAGAATCTAGCAAGATAAGTGGCAAAAGTGCTAAGGAAATTTTAGATGTGCTTATCGAGCAAAAAGGTGGCGATGTGGATTCTCTCATAGAATCTATGGGGCTAGCGCAGGTGAATGATGATGGCGCGATTATCAGCGCAATAGATTCTATCATCGCGGCAAATGCCGATAAAGTCGCAGAATACAAAAGCGGGAAAGATAAGCTTTTTGGGTTCTTTGTCGGACAAGTGATGAAAAGCGCAAAAGGTGCAAATCCTGCAAGGGTCAATGAGCTACTCAAAGAGCGATTGTAG
- a CDS encoding efflux RND transporter periplasmic adaptor subunit — protein sequence MKKMRIAQGAVIALGLLFLACGEEKQQAGARGALPVGTKILQAQTTALNFEYPARLKSPQSVEIYARVQGILLSKNFKEGDFVKQGDKLFKIDPTTYQNKVNSAKAQYQAAEANLTKTTRDWKRTERLYKQGVITVDTYDASLYNYQAALANVTNTKANLDDALVNLGYTDVVASISGRTGMRQLDIGNLVGQGNNNILTTVTQLSPIYAEFAIPSTDFYYIRDLNNANVSVEVVTGNGKVHEEIGKLDFIDSVLDSQTLSVKARAIVGNDKFKLLPNELVRVNLKGFEATDSIAIPQSALLQDKEGSFVYLYDNGKVKKQSVILGKILKNSEILIPSGLKNGDIIITTNLSKIRPGMEVSQLPSQPTQPSQAL from the coding sequence ATGAAAAAAATGAGAATAGCACAAGGTGCTGTTATCGCGCTTGGGCTGTTGTTTTTAGCTTGCGGTGAGGAAAAGCAACAAGCAGGCGCAAGAGGCGCGTTACCTGTGGGGACAAAGATTTTGCAAGCGCAAACGACTGCGCTTAATTTTGAATATCCAGCGAGATTAAAATCTCCGCAAAGTGTAGAAATTTATGCACGTGTGCAGGGAATCTTGCTTTCAAAAAATTTCAAAGAGGGGGATTTCGTCAAGCAAGGAGATAAACTTTTTAAAATCGACCCTACGACTTATCAAAACAAAGTCAATAGCGCAAAGGCGCAGTATCAAGCCGCAGAGGCAAATCTCACAAAAACTACGCGCGATTGGAAGCGCACAGAGCGCTTGTATAAGCAGGGTGTAATCACGGTGGATACTTATGATGCTTCATTGTATAACTATCAAGCAGCACTTGCGAATGTCACAAACACAAAGGCAAATCTTGATGATGCACTTGTAAATTTGGGTTATACAGATGTAGTTGCAAGCATTTCGGGGAGGACGGGAATGCGCCAGCTTGATATTGGGAATCTCGTAGGACAAGGAAACAACAATATCCTTACAACCGTGACGCAATTAAGCCCTATTTATGCCGAGTTTGCAATCCCTAGCACAGATTTTTACTACATTAGAGATTTAAATAATGCAAATGTAAGCGTGGAGGTTGTAACAGGAAATGGCAAGGTACATGAGGAAATCGGAAAGCTTGATTTTATCGACAGCGTGCTAGATTCTCAAACGCTTTCAGTCAAGGCGCGCGCGATTGTGGGAAATGATAAATTTAAACTTCTGCCAAATGAGCTTGTGCGCGTGAATCTCAAAGGTTTTGAAGCCACAGATTCTATCGCAATCCCACAAAGTGCGCTTTTGCAAGATAAAGAAGGAAGCTTTGTGTATCTCTATGACAATGGCAAGGTGAAAAAACAAAGCGTCATTTTAGGCAAGATTCTTAAGAATTCTGAAATTCTTATCCCAAGTGGCTTGAAAAATGGGGATATTATCATCACAACAAATTTAAGCAAAATTCGCCCCGGAATGGAAGTATCCCAACTACCTTCACAACCAACCCAGCCTAGCCAAGCTCTATAA
- the accD gene encoding acetyl-CoA carboxylase, carboxyltransferase subunit beta, with translation MSFSDFFKTKKTEPRAQNSDAPSHWIKCPSCGALMYYKEIFSQSHVCPKCNYHFRISASERIGLLCDSFKEFDKELRPIDPLEFVDKKSYKKRIQEGEAKTGRASSIIAGEAFINGLGVQLVVFDFDFMGGSLGSVEGEKIVRAINRAITSRQALIICSTSGGARMQESTFSLMQMAKTSAALNKLSEAKLPFISVLSDPTFGGVSASFAFLGDIIIAEPGAIIGFAGPRVIKQTIGADLPQGFQTAEFLLEHGLIDMVVERKDLKKTLFDLCKFLTQKNEVQPVLY, from the coding sequence ATGTCATTTAGCGATTTTTTCAAAACAAAAAAAACTGAGCCACGAGCCCAAAATTCCGATGCACCATCACACTGGATAAAATGCCCAAGTTGTGGGGCGTTAATGTATTACAAAGAGATTTTTTCACAATCTCATGTCTGCCCCAAATGTAACTACCACTTCAGAATCTCCGCAAGCGAGCGTATCGGGCTTTTATGCGATAGTTTTAAAGAATTCGATAAAGAATTGCGTCCGATTGACCCATTAGAATTTGTCGATAAAAAAAGCTACAAAAAGCGCATTCAAGAAGGTGAGGCAAAAACAGGCAGGGCAAGCTCAATCATTGCTGGAGAGGCATTTATAAATGGCTTAGGCGTACAATTAGTGGTGTTTGATTTTGATTTTATGGGTGGTTCTTTGGGGTCAGTTGAGGGTGAAAAAATCGTGCGTGCGATAAATCGCGCCATCACCTCACGCCAAGCACTTATCATCTGCTCTACAAGCGGTGGCGCGCGTATGCAAGAATCTACCTTTTCTCTTATGCAAATGGCTAAAACTTCCGCCGCACTTAATAAACTAAGCGAGGCAAAGCTTCCTTTTATCTCTGTGCTTTCAGATCCGACATTTGGTGGCGTGAGCGCGAGTTTTGCATTTTTGGGTGATATTATCATCGCAGAGCCGGGTGCAATTATTGGCTTTGCTGGACCGCGCGTGATTAAGCAAACTATTGGCGCGGATTTACCACAAGGATTCCAAACAGCGGAATTTTTGCTCGAGCACGGGCTCATTGATATGGTGGTGGAACGCAAGGATTTGAAAAAAACGCTTTTTGACCTTTGCAAATTTTTGACGCAAAAAAATGAAGTGCAACCTGTATTGTATTAG